In a single window of the Littorina saxatilis isolate snail1 linkage group LG3, US_GU_Lsax_2.0, whole genome shotgun sequence genome:
- the LOC138963146 gene encoding gastrula zinc finger protein XlCGF57.1-like yields MSSPNSMEEGDTALLSDVKIEIDVAEEYCDITGTHPYGMLNQQSDYHHSKQEPGETFDTVQTLEGQGAVSTHSDTWLKQEATDQYRVPVRVAVATENTATMPTVQTFEVQATDSTHRDTWLKQEEHSSTECDTWLKQEEHSSAEFDAGLKQEVHSSTELDLGLKQEEHSSTECDTRLKQVDSSSPECDAGFTHSGTLNKHMVTHTGEKKFACSECDARFKQRDYLKRHMMTHTGEKKYACSECDARFKRRQDLKQHMLTHTGEKIYACSKCDARFKRHQYLNRHMMTHTGEKKYACSECDARFKRRDYLKRHMMTHTGEKKYACSECDARFKRRPELKQHMLTHTREKKYACSECDSRFKLREYLKQHMMTHAGEKKYACSECDVRFKRRESLKHHIMTHTGEKKYACSECDARFKRRESLKHHIMTHTGEKKYACSECDARFIQRASLKRHMFTHSREKKYACSKCDRS; encoded by the exons GTATGTTGAATCAGCAGTCAGATTATCATCACTCAAAACAGGAACCAGGTGAGACATTTGATACAGTGCAGACATTGGAAGGACAAGGtgcagtcagcactcacagtgatacctggctgaaacaagaggcaacAGACCAGTACAGAG TGCCGGTCAGAGTTGCTGTGGCCACAGAGAACACAGCTACCATGCCTACAGTGCAGACGTTTGAAGTACAAGCTACAGACAGCACTCAccgtgatacctggctgaaacaagaggaacATTCAAGTACTGagtgtgatacctggctgaaacaagaggaacATTCTAGTGCTGAGTTTGATGCGGGGCTGAAACAAGAGGTACATTCCAGTACGGAATTGGATTTGgggctgaaacaagaggaacATTCAAGTACTGAGTGTGATACCCGACTGAAACAAGTAGATTCAAGTAGTCCTGAGTGTGATGCTGGGTTTACACACTCGGGTACTTTGAACAAACACATggtaacacatacaggagagaaaaagttTGCTTgttcagagtgtgatgctaggtttaaACAGCGTGATTATTTGAAACGACACATgatgacacatacaggagagaaaaagtatgcatgttctgagtgtgatgctaggtttaaACGGCGTCAAGATTTAAAacaacacatgttgacacatacaggagagaaaattTATGCTTGTTCaaagtgtgatgctaggtttaaACGGCATCAATATTTGAATCGACACATgatgacacatacaggagagaaaaagtatgcatgttctgagtgtgatgctaggtttaaACGGCGTGATTATTTGAAACGACACATgatgacacatacaggagagaaaaagtatgcatgttctgagtgtgatgctaggtttaaACGGCGTCCGGAATTGAAacaacacatgttgacacatacacgagagaaaaagtatgcatgttcaGAGTGTGATTCTAGGTTTAAACTGCGTGAATATTTGAAACAACACATGATGACACATGCAGGagagaaaaagtatgcatgttcaGAGTGTGATGTTAGGTTTAAACGGCGTGAATCTTTGAAACATCACATtatgacacatacaggagagaaaaagtatgcatgttcagagtgtgatgctaggtttaaACGGCGTGAATCTTTGAAACATCACATtatgacacatacaggagagaaaaagtatgcatgttcagagtgtgatgctaggtttatACAGCGTGCTagtttgaagcgacacatgttcacACATTCAAGGgagaaaaagtatgcatgttcaAAGTGTGATAggtcatag